One region of Termitidicoccus mucosus genomic DNA includes:
- a CDS encoding glycyl-radical enzyme activating protein, which produces MGAIATPASAPVATGIITDIQRFSLHDGPGIRTTVFFKGCNMRCSWCHNPETINPRPELQFFRSKCIGCGHCSPNSDADSGSGAVMSFTDDTGMVRHYRGDCYAEALVRVGREVSPQEIIDEAMQDMSFYKNSGGGVTLSGGEVTTQPGFAREILALLKTRGIHTAIETNLSVAWEKLEPLLPLLDLVMFDIKHMDSAAHREWTGISNKRILENARRLGALGRPLIVRTPVIPGFNDTVAAIGAVAAFAATLPALDYYELLAYNPLGADKYRCMGKPYPLKDAPLVPGASMLRFRDAAAKHGIQVRVA; this is translated from the coding sequence ATGGGAGCAATCGCCACGCCCGCCTCCGCGCCCGTCGCCACGGGAATCATTACCGACATCCAGCGCTTCTCGCTGCATGACGGGCCGGGCATCCGCACGACGGTCTTTTTCAAGGGCTGCAACATGCGCTGTTCGTGGTGCCACAACCCGGAGACGATCAATCCGCGCCCCGAACTCCAGTTTTTCCGCTCCAAGTGCATCGGCTGCGGACATTGCAGCCCAAATTCTGATGCGGACTCCGGGTCTGGCGCCGTCATGAGTTTCACCGACGACACCGGCATGGTGCGGCATTACCGGGGCGATTGTTACGCGGAGGCTCTGGTGAGGGTAGGGCGCGAGGTTTCGCCGCAGGAGATCATCGACGAGGCGATGCAGGACATGAGTTTCTACAAAAATTCCGGTGGCGGTGTGACACTCTCAGGCGGCGAGGTGACGACGCAGCCCGGCTTCGCGCGCGAAATCCTCGCGTTGCTGAAAACGCGCGGCATTCACACGGCCATCGAAACCAACCTGTCCGTGGCGTGGGAAAAACTCGAACCGCTCCTGCCGTTGCTGGACCTGGTGATGTTCGACATCAAGCACATGGACTCCGCCGCGCACCGTGAATGGACAGGAATATCCAATAAACGGATACTGGAAAACGCCCGCCGTCTCGGCGCGCTTGGCCGTCCGCTTATCGTTCGCACGCCGGTTATCCCCGGCTTCAACGACACGGTCGCTGCGATCGGGGCTGTCGCGGCATTTGCCGCCACGCTGCCCGCGTTGGACTACTACGAACTGCTCGCCTACAATCCGCTCGGTGCGGACAAATACCGCTGCATGGGCAAACCTTATCCGCTCAAGGATGCGCCGCTGGTTCCCGGGGCCTCCATGCTGCGGTTCCGCGACGCCGCCGCGAAACACGGCATCCAGGTCCGCGTCGCCTGA
- a CDS encoding heparinase II/III domain-containing protein: MKNAGALFLFTIIFLLAPGGTRGDEAASSRAQLFKGEFSVRPEMRGVHPRLFADGQDLARATAFYKANPALLKKYGPNPGDLIQPPKDPPAKVDGAVFLSLARVACAWRVGGAGEHMNLLMSWRETLEKCAPVAFTGKLGKTNEDLRAGHALTGQAVMYDVLKGSVPHELESALRKALAKQAAQTYHDLATSETYPYAQNHFSIPVGGLLAAACVLADENPDAVRWGVFARNALRRALDAQPDDGWFFEGASYWNFTSQFTVSAAFALDRATGENWFDRPPLHDAGLYLAHIHTPGARHVFDFADCGPRGDANSKTGQKGYDAPWHSLPADTNFASPLLLALRQDNVFLRAWLREAAPTLGLWRIDAILRLLLAPEFPEKPVPLAVRNGPPPWHHFPDIGVVHWRQRWGDPDAVALAFKSGPPAGHRYAVTQPTRPEWRSSLGHAHPDAGSFILFAKGVFLANDTGYTGIKETADHNSILVDGTGQHKGGTTWATFTGKPQGEYGKIRMENVRLDPDFAAATAVFDAAYDDALQLKKMRRDLLLVKGRFLVILDRMQSEKKHSYQWRLHTDTQTASLGNGRFVMENGPARLVLQNLNTGLTAKTAPTIVEVSLTPKKTPQRFQRGFHLELASSPDEKMEFLNAFCIQSTDENPGAFQAVRIDDKTLELRDGGNICRVTIGDDGQLSHSLQ, encoded by the coding sequence ATGAAAAACGCCGGCGCACTATTCCTGTTCACAATAATATTCCTGCTCGCACCCGGCGGGACGCGGGGCGATGAGGCCGCCTCCAGCCGCGCGCAATTGTTCAAGGGCGAATTTTCCGTCCGCCCCGAAATGCGCGGAGTGCACCCGCGCCTTTTTGCGGACGGGCAGGACCTCGCGCGCGCCACCGCGTTTTATAAAGCCAACCCGGCGTTGTTAAAGAAATACGGTCCCAACCCGGGCGACCTCATCCAGCCGCCGAAAGACCCGCCCGCCAAGGTGGACGGCGCGGTGTTCCTCTCGCTGGCCCGCGTCGCCTGTGCGTGGCGCGTCGGCGGCGCCGGTGAGCATATGAATTTGCTGATGTCATGGCGTGAAACGCTGGAAAAATGCGCACCCGTGGCTTTCACGGGCAAGCTTGGCAAAACCAACGAGGATCTCCGCGCCGGGCACGCGCTGACGGGACAGGCGGTGATGTATGATGTGCTGAAAGGCTCCGTGCCGCACGAACTGGAAAGCGCCTTGCGCAAGGCGCTCGCCAAGCAGGCCGCGCAAACCTACCACGATCTGGCTACGTCGGAAACCTATCCCTACGCGCAAAATCATTTTTCCATTCCCGTCGGCGGACTGCTGGCGGCGGCGTGCGTCCTGGCGGATGAAAACCCGGATGCCGTCCGCTGGGGGGTGTTTGCGAGAAACGCATTGCGCCGCGCCCTCGACGCGCAGCCCGATGACGGCTGGTTTTTCGAGGGCGCGAGCTACTGGAACTTCACCTCGCAGTTCACCGTCAGCGCCGCCTTCGCGCTCGACCGCGCCACCGGGGAAAACTGGTTCGACCGGCCGCCGTTGCACGACGCCGGTTTGTATCTGGCGCACATCCACACGCCGGGAGCACGCCATGTGTTTGACTTTGCCGATTGCGGCCCGCGCGGAGACGCGAACAGCAAGACCGGACAAAAAGGCTATGACGCGCCGTGGCATTCGCTCCCCGCCGACACCAATTTTGCCTCGCCGCTCCTGCTTGCGCTCCGGCAGGACAACGTGTTTCTGCGCGCCTGGCTGCGCGAGGCCGCGCCAACGCTCGGCTTGTGGCGGATCGACGCGATACTCCGCCTGCTGCTCGCGCCGGAATTTCCCGAAAAACCAGTGCCTCTGGCTGTGCGCAACGGGCCGCCGCCGTGGCACCATTTCCCGGACATCGGCGTCGTCCACTGGCGCCAGCGCTGGGGCGATCCCGACGCGGTGGCGCTGGCGTTCAAGTCCGGCCCGCCCGCCGGCCACCGCTATGCCGTTACCCAGCCGACACGCCCGGAATGGCGCTCCTCGCTCGGCCACGCGCATCCCGATGCGGGCTCATTTATATTATTTGCCAAAGGCGTTTTTCTTGCAAACGACACTGGCTACACGGGCATCAAGGAAACCGCCGACCATAATTCCATTTTGGTTGACGGCACCGGCCAGCACAAAGGCGGCACCACATGGGCTACATTCACCGGGAAACCGCAGGGCGAATATGGAAAGATCCGCATGGAAAATGTCCGCCTCGACCCGGATTTCGCGGCGGCGACGGCGGTGTTCGACGCCGCTTATGACGACGCGCTGCAACTAAAGAAAATGCGCCGCGACCTGCTGCTGGTAAAAGGGCGTTTTCTTGTGATTCTTGACCGGATGCAATCGGAGAAAAAGCACTCCTATCAATGGCGTTTGCACACGGACACACAAACGGCGTCCTTGGGCAACGGGCGATTTGTCATGGAAAATGGACCGGCAAGACTCGTCCTGCAAAATTTGAACACGGGGCTGACGGCCAAAACCGCACCGACGATTGTGGAAGTATCGCTTACGCCCAAAAAAACACCCCAACGATTTCAAAGAGGATTCCATCTTGAACTCGCTTCCTCCCCGGATGAAAAGATGGAATTTCTCAATGCATTTTGCATCCAGTCGACGGATGAAAACCCCGGCGCGTTCCAGGCAGTTCGCATTGATGACAAGACGCTGGAGCTTCGCGACGGCGGCAATATTTGCAGAGTCACAATCGGGGATGACGGACAGCTAAGCCACTCACTGCAATAA
- a CDS encoding AraC family transcriptional regulator yields MPDHAPKRLYLPARDRSFWKCDDGGGAFPLLYLAWGHRDFHLQGVPASTHEGWVCVCIEEGAPAIILNDRAIRLSPGQLVFIRENCPYGWERSGSKSCKFFLWMWRSLLHPELAAMPNDASALQKIPATRRPLWSRLHAMCREEILRQDEWSRGWLESCQFQIEVLLLRLMKPVPEEKPAARRVALALAWMRLHPDSQEPVGRLCDYLGISQPTLHRLFKNQTGESPLAHFHRIKMNRARQLLGNPGVSVKEAAFMLGYRHFNDFSRAYRRHFGSAPSRKQ; encoded by the coding sequence ATGCCTGATCATGCCCCCAAACGGCTCTATCTCCCCGCGCGCGACCGCTCGTTCTGGAAGTGCGATGACGGCGGCGGCGCGTTTCCCCTTCTCTATCTGGCTTGGGGGCATCGCGATTTCCACCTCCAAGGCGTCCCTGCCAGCACGCACGAGGGCTGGGTCTGCGTCTGCATCGAGGAAGGCGCGCCGGCCATCATCCTGAATGATCGCGCTATCCGCCTATCTCCCGGCCAGCTTGTTTTCATCCGCGAAAACTGCCCGTATGGCTGGGAACGCTCCGGGAGCAAAAGCTGCAAATTTTTTCTCTGGATGTGGCGGTCGCTGCTGCATCCTGAACTGGCCGCCATGCCGAATGACGCCAGCGCCCTGCAAAAGATCCCCGCCACCCGGCGTCCGTTGTGGAGTCGGCTGCATGCGATGTGCCGCGAAGAAATCCTGCGCCAGGACGAATGGAGCCGTGGCTGGCTTGAGAGTTGCCAGTTCCAGATTGAGGTTCTGCTGCTGCGGCTGATGAAACCCGTTCCCGAAGAAAAGCCCGCCGCCCGCCGGGTCGCCCTCGCCCTGGCATGGATGCGCCTGCACCCGGACAGCCAGGAGCCCGTCGGACGCCTCTGCGACTATCTGGGCATCTCGCAACCCACGCTGCACCGGCTCTTCAAAAATCAAACCGGCGAAAGTCCGCTCGCTCATTTTCATCGTATCAAGATGAACCGCGCCCGCCAGCTCCTTGGCAATCCGGGCGTCTCGGTCAAGGAAGCCGCCTTCATGCTCGGCTACCGGCATTTCAATGATTTCAGCCGGGCCTACCGCCGGCACTTCGGCAGCGCCCCGTCCCGGAAGCAATAA
- a CDS encoding helix-turn-helix domain-containing protein, whose protein sequence is MHKTETQSRRELDYFGMVFVTSGRGWFEDARTPREPVSAGDLFFLYPGVWHSYGPDAGGCWDEIFLVFSGEIPRAWQRAGWLPERPPLLSLDDAAAWARKIEAVPGKRMPWDAKSCCEEICRLQQLLSEVLAFRESSQPRQEGDRRWAGEVDRLLEKQLRQPPDWDALAARLGMGYEAFRKRFSRVFGVPPVKHLTRLRINRCCDMLAHPSASNRMVAETLGFCDEYYFSRCFKRMVGMTPREFRRQMWRMD, encoded by the coding sequence TTGCATAAAACTGAAACCCAAAGCCGCCGCGAACTTGATTATTTTGGCATGGTGTTTGTCACCTCGGGCCGGGGATGGTTCGAGGATGCCCGCACGCCGCGCGAGCCGGTTTCGGCGGGCGACTTGTTCTTTTTATATCCGGGCGTCTGGCACAGCTATGGTCCCGACGCGGGCGGTTGCTGGGACGAGATTTTCCTGGTGTTTTCCGGGGAGATTCCCCGTGCCTGGCAAAGGGCGGGCTGGCTGCCCGAGCGTCCGCCTTTGCTGTCGCTTGACGATGCCGCCGCCTGGGCACGAAAAATCGAAGCCGTGCCCGGCAAACGCATGCCGTGGGACGCCAAATCCTGCTGCGAGGAAATCTGCCGCTTGCAGCAACTGTTGTCCGAAGTGCTCGCCTTTCGGGAGTCGAGCCAGCCACGGCAGGAGGGCGACCGCCGATGGGCCGGGGAGGTGGACCGCCTGTTGGAGAAACAACTGCGGCAGCCGCCCGACTGGGACGCGCTGGCCGCCCGGCTGGGCATGGGCTACGAGGCGTTCCGCAAACGCTTTTCCCGCGTCTTCGGCGTGCCTCCCGTCAAGCATCTGACACGGCTACGCATCAACCGCTGTTGCGACATGCTGGCCCATCCCTCGGCTTCAAACCGCATGGTGGCGGAGACGCTGGGTTTTTGTGACGAGTATTATTTCAGCCGTTGTTTCAAGCGAATGGTCGGGATGACACCGCGCGAGTTCAGGCGTCAGATGTGGAGGATGGATTAG
- a CDS encoding MGH1-like glycoside hydrolase domain-containing protein, translating to MNNTARPVSAALHSMASMNFPTLSNYSDESLHRIHVEWENSKEAKTGGAVVKHPLDYESLDFARQTPANHLMPDGFYRGEVRGNGFMDGSGLGGFARNAGASACYVFTLNAAMRDARFIIRLRGSGCFCLKKNGINNHEKKIGVLKSGHGRFENIECWLGLLQAGRHVFTLESLGGEGDEEIAFLALAPAAAGDVRVREAGWSHQPSCVPYDDAKAGQILKYPDVSQHYGIAWDAKQFETRRILNKELDCFLRHNVHDHVHETLQGDTAGHFSNIFIRPLVLAPRSRIVLRGLAWKGAPAQIKRTFATFFEGAPEKRAERFEFAHARARRSVFSFRPNPGGKHFAFSQDRMAATTLSNAVFPVYTQRQYVRHRPPGRWWNSLYTWDSGFIGLGLLEIDPRQAEENLAQYLTSPGNPHAAFIQHGSMVPMQIHLAHELWNRLGAESPEGEKSIRMHYDSLRRYYRFLSGDGDGSTLRSLKSGLLRPWDYFYNSGGWDDYPPQRYVHEKKQEASVSPVITTALAIRCARTLGFAAGALGLKDDVSGYENDIRFFSSALEEHSWDESAGVYSYVLHDRNGRPLRALYHEPDGANFNMGLDGLFPLVAGICNARKQRRLVAQLFSPSRFWTPVGLSAVDRSAPYYRNDGYWNGSVWFPHQWFFWKTMLDLGRPARAFAIAGRALKTWDTEVRESYHCFEHFLIETGRGCGWHQFSGLSTPVMIFYAACHCPGRLTTGFDAWVASVGFNKKNTRMNASIKFRPCPISGRRSLLVCMKSGHNYHAEWNGKKIAFDELIPGLLAISLPTSECEGTLTIDSG from the coding sequence GTGAATAACACCGCGAGGCCGGTTTCCGCGGCATTGCATTCGATGGCGTCAATGAATTTCCCGACGCTTTCCAATTATTCCGACGAATCCTTGCATCGCATCCATGTCGAGTGGGAAAATTCCAAGGAAGCAAAGACCGGCGGTGCCGTGGTAAAGCATCCTTTGGATTATGAATCGCTGGACTTTGCAAGGCAAACTCCGGCGAACCATCTGATGCCGGACGGTTTCTACCGCGGCGAAGTGAGAGGGAACGGATTCATGGATGGCAGCGGTTTGGGTGGTTTTGCCCGCAATGCCGGGGCCTCGGCCTGTTACGTGTTCACTCTGAATGCTGCGATGCGGGATGCGCGATTTATCATACGCCTCCGGGGAAGCGGATGTTTTTGTCTCAAAAAAAACGGGATAAATAATCATGAGAAAAAAATCGGAGTGCTGAAATCCGGACATGGCAGGTTTGAAAACATCGAATGCTGGTTGGGATTACTTCAGGCCGGAAGACATGTGTTCACGTTGGAATCGCTGGGCGGCGAAGGGGATGAGGAAATCGCATTTCTCGCGCTTGCGCCCGCCGCGGCTGGGGATGTCAGAGTGCGGGAAGCAGGCTGGAGTCACCAGCCGTCATGCGTGCCGTATGATGACGCCAAGGCGGGGCAGATATTAAAATATCCCGATGTGAGCCAACACTATGGAATCGCATGGGATGCAAAACAGTTTGAGACACGCCGGATACTCAACAAGGAGCTGGATTGTTTTCTTCGCCATAACGTGCATGACCATGTCCACGAAACACTCCAAGGGGACACTGCCGGTCATTTCAGTAATATATTCATCCGCCCCCTAGTGCTTGCGCCGAGGAGTAGAATCGTCCTCCGGGGTCTGGCATGGAAAGGCGCACCCGCTCAAATCAAAAGAACATTTGCCACCTTTTTCGAAGGCGCTCCGGAGAAGCGAGCCGAGCGATTTGAGTTCGCCCATGCGAGGGCGAGGCGGTCTGTGTTCTCATTCAGGCCGAATCCCGGCGGGAAGCATTTTGCATTCAGCCAGGATCGCATGGCTGCAACCACGTTAAGCAACGCGGTTTTCCCGGTTTATACGCAGCGCCAATATGTGCGCCACCGCCCGCCGGGCCGCTGGTGGAACAGTCTCTATACCTGGGATTCCGGATTCATAGGACTGGGCCTGCTTGAAATCGATCCGAGGCAGGCGGAAGAAAACCTCGCCCAATATCTCACCAGCCCCGGCAATCCGCACGCGGCCTTCATCCAGCATGGAAGCATGGTCCCGATGCAGATACATCTCGCCCATGAACTGTGGAACCGCCTCGGGGCGGAAAGCCCGGAGGGGGAAAAATCCATAAGAATGCATTACGACTCATTACGGCGTTATTATCGCTTTTTGAGCGGAGACGGGGATGGATCGACGTTGCGTTCGTTGAAATCCGGCCTTTTGCGCCCTTGGGATTATTTTTATAATTCCGGGGGATGGGATGATTACCCGCCCCAGAGATACGTGCATGAAAAAAAGCAGGAGGCATCCGTCTCCCCCGTCATCACCACGGCGCTAGCCATCCGCTGCGCGCGGACGCTCGGTTTCGCCGCGGGGGCACTGGGGCTTAAGGATGATGTTTCAGGCTATGAAAATGACATAAGATTTTTCTCCAGCGCCTTGGAGGAACATAGTTGGGACGAGTCCGCCGGCGTTTACTCCTATGTGCTTCACGACAGGAACGGCCGCCCTCTGCGCGCCCTTTATCACGAACCGGATGGGGCAAACTTCAACATGGGGCTGGACGGACTGTTCCCGCTGGTGGCTGGGATATGCAATGCCCGAAAGCAGAGGCGACTGGTGGCGCAATTATTTTCGCCCTCCCGTTTCTGGACGCCCGTCGGTCTTTCGGCCGTGGACCGCTCGGCCCCCTATTATAGAAACGACGGTTACTGGAACGGCAGCGTCTGGTTTCCGCACCAGTGGTTTTTCTGGAAAACAATGCTGGATCTGGGCCGCCCGGCACGCGCGTTTGCCATCGCCGGGCGCGCGTTGAAAACATGGGACACGGAAGTGCGGGAGTCCTATCATTGTTTCGAGCATTTCCTGATAGAAACAGGCCGCGGATGCGGCTGGCATCAATTTTCAGGGTTATCCACTCCGGTCATGATTTTTTATGCCGCCTGCCATTGTCCGGGGCGTCTGACGACGGGGTTCGACGCCTGGGTGGCAAGTGTCGGTTTCAACAAGAAAAACACGCGCATGAATGCGTCCATCAAATTTCGTCCATGCCCGATTTCAGGCAGGCGGTCGCTCCTCGTTTGCATGAAGTCCGGGCACAATTATCATGCGGAATGGAATGGGAAAAAAATAGCATTCGACGAGCTTATTCCCGGACTCCTTGCGATCTCCCTGCCGACGTCGGAGTGCGAGGGCACGCTGACAATCGACAGCGGCTAG
- a CDS encoding pyruvate formate lyase family protein, with translation MKNQTASTDATATIAGNIATLSFADRMRRLMEKKLAVTQEKIDREGGMDEGDYGRHVAPENFHWQVTPNHADGSFYGFTGWTRNFESLLSAQPVYVNPHDALAGQTYFYLSKMKTPASAADVAGGVANPKSRKTPGAVGYVWNPDFDYSHLKSFHEKYNITHGIGADAHYACDLAMGLRLGWGGILEKLRRHRALHGRDKALFYECEERTVLAIQGWIRRTVAEIDRRLLTEPHPQLRENLRVMKAVNEWIAAGGAPRTLREACQWLAWFVLAKRTYNRCGAGGQLDELLRPYYERDATAGLIDDKEGAFTIACLLLIDAQYYQLGGPGPDGRDMTSRVSHLILDAAELMDGPCNLTIRVHDGLDPELLRRGVRLLFHYKKGWPRFSGDKALVAGFMRAGYSEELARQRIAVGCNWMSLPGLEYTLNDVVKVNLAKVFEIAWLEMFASTAEPDLERLWESYLRHLRVAVEKTADGNHFHMCHQAHNEPELVTNLLCHGPVETGLDMTAGGARYCNLAIDGAGIAVVADSFAALEQRVVDEDRLTWDEVRWQLEKNFPDIEGESVRLLLQGSERFGQATDNRAERWAVRISRAWSGIVRDQNRRYPEYNFIPGLFSWANTIEFGKAVGATPNGRRAGQPVNHGANPLPGFRKDGAVTALVNAIAAVQPGYGNTAPVQLELDPIIGESPEAIEKIIALIKTMFDQGCTLLNINLVDEARVLEAHKDPSKFPDLVVRVTGFTSYFSMLSPQFRQLVVDRILSKRKL, from the coding sequence ATGAAAAACCAAACTGCCTCGACCGATGCCACCGCGACCATCGCCGGAAATATCGCGACGCTTTCCTTTGCCGACCGCATGCGACGGCTCATGGAAAAAAAGCTCGCCGTCACCCAGGAGAAAATCGACCGAGAAGGAGGCATGGACGAGGGCGATTACGGACGCCATGTGGCCCCGGAGAATTTTCACTGGCAAGTCACTCCCAACCATGCCGACGGCTCCTTCTACGGCTTCACCGGCTGGACGCGGAATTTCGAAAGCCTGCTCTCGGCTCAGCCGGTGTATGTGAATCCCCACGACGCGCTGGCAGGGCAGACCTATTTTTATCTCTCGAAAATGAAAACCCCCGCGTCCGCCGCCGACGTCGCTGGCGGTGTTGCCAATCCGAAATCCCGCAAAACTCCCGGCGCCGTCGGCTACGTATGGAATCCCGATTTCGACTACTCGCATCTCAAATCTTTTCACGAGAAATACAACATCACGCACGGCATTGGCGCGGATGCGCACTACGCCTGCGACCTCGCGATGGGATTGCGGCTTGGCTGGGGCGGCATTCTGGAAAAACTCCGCCGCCATCGCGCGCTGCACGGACGCGACAAGGCGCTTTTCTATGAGTGCGAGGAACGCACCGTGCTGGCGATTCAGGGCTGGATTCGCCGCACCGTCGCGGAAATTGACCGCCGACTTCTCACCGAGCCCCATCCGCAACTCCGGGAAAACCTGCGCGTGATGAAAGCCGTGAACGAGTGGATCGCGGCGGGCGGAGCGCCACGCACGCTGCGCGAGGCCTGCCAGTGGCTCGCGTGGTTCGTGCTGGCCAAGCGCACCTACAATCGCTGCGGCGCGGGCGGCCAGCTCGACGAACTGCTCCGCCCCTACTACGAGCGCGATGCCACAGCCGGGTTGATCGACGACAAAGAGGGCGCTTTCACCATCGCCTGCCTGCTGCTGATCGATGCGCAGTATTACCAGCTCGGCGGTCCGGGACCGGACGGACGCGACATGACGAGCCGCGTGTCGCATCTCATTCTGGACGCCGCCGAATTGATGGACGGGCCATGCAACCTCACAATCCGTGTCCACGACGGCCTCGACCCCGAACTGCTCCGACGCGGCGTGCGGTTGTTGTTCCACTACAAAAAAGGCTGGCCGCGCTTCAGCGGCGACAAGGCGCTGGTGGCCGGGTTCATGCGCGCCGGTTATTCAGAGGAGCTTGCGCGCCAACGCATCGCCGTCGGTTGCAACTGGATGTCGCTCCCCGGCCTCGAATACACGCTCAACGACGTGGTGAAGGTGAACCTCGCCAAGGTCTTTGAAATCGCCTGGCTGGAGATGTTCGCCAGCACCGCCGAGCCGGATTTGGAGCGGTTGTGGGAGAGTTATCTGCGTCACCTGCGCGTGGCCGTCGAAAAAACCGCCGACGGGAATCATTTTCACATGTGCCATCAGGCGCACAACGAGCCGGAACTGGTGACAAATCTCCTGTGCCACGGTCCGGTCGAAACGGGCCTGGACATGACCGCGGGGGGCGCGAGGTATTGCAACCTCGCGATTGACGGCGCGGGCATCGCCGTCGTGGCCGATTCGTTTGCCGCGCTCGAACAGCGCGTGGTGGACGAGGACCGCCTCACTTGGGACGAGGTGCGCTGGCAGCTCGAAAAAAATTTCCCCGATATCGAGGGCGAAAGCGTGCGGCTCCTGTTGCAAGGCAGCGAGCGCTTCGGCCAGGCCACGGACAACCGTGCCGAACGCTGGGCCGTGCGTATCTCCAGGGCGTGGAGCGGCATCGTGCGCGACCAGAACCGGCGTTACCCCGAGTATAATTTCATCCCCGGACTCTTTTCCTGGGCCAACACGATCGAATTCGGCAAGGCGGTCGGGGCCACGCCGAATGGACGCCGCGCCGGCCAGCCCGTCAATCATGGCGCGAATCCGCTGCCCGGGTTCCGCAAGGACGGCGCAGTCACCGCGCTGGTCAACGCGATTGCCGCCGTGCAGCCGGGCTACGGCAACACCGCGCCGGTGCAGCTGGAGCTCGATCCGATCATCGGCGAGAGCCCGGAGGCGATTGAAAAGATCATCGCGCTCATCAAGACGATGTTCGACCAAGGCTGCACGCTGCTGAATATCAACCTAGTTGACGAGGCGCGCGTGCTTGAGGCGCACAAGGATCCCTCAAAATTTCCGGACCTCGTGGTGCGGGTGACCGGGTTCACGTCGTATTTTTCCATGCTCTCGCCTCAATTCCGCCAGCTTGTGGTGGACCGCATCCTGTCCAAACGGAAACTGTGA
- a CDS encoding Gfo/Idh/MocA family protein: MNPTLHSDSSKALRMAFFAVGGMALNHLKAIAQRGDVRVVAMCDLSEDALAAARAVLAEHYAPSEIASIRTTTNAMAMAGDVDCDCAFLSIPNPARIPVAKRLVARSIPLLMEKPAAHSLEDFEALLAGQRKTGAVVMVSQNYRYTPGALLVRRLLRQGEVGKVETVAGLFLRNHLKASRFYYGKLPGPVPFRIEMVIHHMDMVAAWLGASPERVAADGFRTPISWGVGDTGCDVLARFSNGARLNYHGDWSAASSVTGWNGQWTVTGSMGVLTWQGENRVCLRRRHADPFCDDGEWVEFQAARSEDSLTAIHTEFFTALHEGRMPESSLEENAASFRLCLQAATQNILR, from the coding sequence ATGAATCCAACCCTCCACTCCGATTCCTCCAAGGCATTGCGCATGGCGTTTTTTGCCGTCGGCGGCATGGCGCTTAATCACCTGAAAGCCATCGCGCAGCGCGGTGACGTGCGTGTTGTCGCGATGTGCGACCTGAGCGAGGATGCGTTGGCCGCCGCGCGCGCCGTTCTCGCCGAGCATTACGCCCCTTCCGAGATCGCTTCCATCCGCACGACAACAAATGCGATGGCGATGGCCGGCGACGTTGACTGCGACTGCGCCTTTCTCTCCATCCCCAACCCGGCGCGCATTCCCGTCGCAAAGCGGCTGGTTGCCCGAAGCATTCCCTTGCTCATGGAAAAGCCCGCGGCGCATTCGCTCGAAGATTTTGAGGCGCTGCTGGCCGGACAACGCAAGACCGGCGCCGTCGTCATGGTGTCGCAGAATTATCGCTACACGCCGGGCGCATTGCTGGTTCGCCGCCTGCTGCGGCAGGGAGAGGTTGGGAAGGTCGAGACCGTTGCCGGCTTGTTTCTTCGGAATCATCTCAAGGCGAGCCGATTCTACTACGGGAAACTGCCGGGACCGGTGCCATTTCGCATCGAGATGGTCATCCATCACATGGATATGGTGGCCGCATGGCTTGGCGCCTCTCCCGAGCGTGTTGCCGCCGACGGATTCCGCACGCCGATCTCTTGGGGCGTGGGGGATACCGGTTGCGATGTTCTGGCCCGCTTTAGCAACGGAGCGCGGCTGAATTATCATGGCGACTGGAGCGCCGCGTCCTCCGTGACGGGATGGAACGGCCAATGGACCGTCACCGGGTCGATGGGCGTTCTCACATGGCAGGGCGAAAACCGGGTTTGCCTGAGACGCAGGCACGCCGATCCCTTCTGTGACGATGGCGAATGGGTCGAATTCCAGGCCGCCCGAAGCGAGGATTCACTGACAGCGATTCACACGGAATTTTTCACCGCGTTGCACGAAGGCCGGATGCCCGAATCGAGTCTGGAGGAAAACGCCGCGTCCTTCCGCCTCTGTCTTCAGGCCGCCACACAAAACATCCTGCGTTAA